Proteins from a single region of Syngnathus scovelli strain Florida chromosome 7, RoL_Ssco_1.2, whole genome shotgun sequence:
- the LOC125971910 gene encoding janus kinase and microtubule-interacting protein 3-like isoform X3, whose translation MTWSAVAASRTVKWSSFKLWSSGTSSTTCPRSSGRRLGARERFAATIPTSRISEEEQSVRSCKVIETLYGYDEDVLVDSDGSSLSFHTDRTPDTEPEEEAELRYRQLTQEYQALQRAYALLAQTSGGDYDAEKEIK comes from the exons atgacctggagcgcggttgcggccagcaggacggtgaaatggagttccttcaagttgtggagcagcggcacatcatcgacgacttgtccaaggtcttcaggcaggcgactcggtgcac gagagagatttgctgctacgataccgacgtcgagaatctctgaggaggaacaaagcgtgaggtcctgcaag gtcatcgaaacattatacggctacgacgaagacgtgttggtggactcggacggatcgtccttgtcttttcacaccgacagaacccccgacacggaacccgaagag gaggcggagcttcgctaccgccagctgacgcaagaatatcaagcgctgcaacgagcctacgctctgctagcccagaccagcggaggggactacgacgccgagaaggagatcaag tag
- the LOC125971910 gene encoding janus kinase and microtubule-interacting protein 3-like isoform X5, whose protein sequence is MGHYQSRVADLESALKQQGQNVKWVEEKQLLRQSNQQLAEKVRRMEAEEARLKEHIQDIRDQNELLEFRILELEVGRLAQAC, encoded by the exons atgggtcactatcaaagcagagtagcagatctggagtcagcgctgaagcaacaaggacag aatgtcaagtgggtggaggagaagcagctgctgcgtcagagcaatcagcagttggccgaaaag gtcaggcggatggaggcggaagaagcgcgtctgaaagagcacatccaggatatccgagaccaaaacgaactgcttgagttccgcatcctggagctggaggtgggaagactcgcacaagcgtgttga
- the LOC125971910 gene encoding janus kinase and microtubule-interacting protein 3-like isoform X1: MTWSAVAASRTVKWSSFKLWSSGTSSTTCPRSSGRRLGARERFAATIPTSRISEEEQSVRSCKVIETLYGYDEDVLVDSDGSSLSFHTDRTPDTEPEEEAELRYRQLTQEYQALQRAYALLAQTSGGDYDAEKEIKKWVTIKAE, from the exons atgacctggagcgcggttgcggccagcaggacggtgaaatggagttccttcaagttgtggagcagcggcacatcatcgacgacttgtccaaggtcttcaggcaggcgactcggtgcac gagagagatttgctgctacgataccgacgtcgagaatctctgaggaggaacaaagcgtgaggtcctgcaag gtcatcgaaacattatacggctacgacgaagacgtgttggtggactcggacggatcgtccttgtcttttcacaccgacagaacccccgacacggaacccgaagag gaggcggagcttcgctaccgccagctgacgcaagaatatcaagcgctgcaacgagcctacgctctgctagcccagaccagcggaggggactacgacgccgagaaggagatcaag aaatgggtcactatcaaagcagagtag
- the LOC125971910 gene encoding janus kinase and microtubule-interacting protein 3-like isoform X4 — MTWSAVAASRTVKWSSFKLWSSGTSSTTCPRSSGRRLGARERFAATIPTSRISEEEQSVRSCKVIETLYGYDEDVLVDSDGSSLSFHTDRTPDTEPEEAELRYRQLTQEYQALQRAYALLAQTSGGDYDAEKEIK, encoded by the exons atgacctggagcgcggttgcggccagcaggacggtgaaatggagttccttcaagttgtggagcagcggcacatcatcgacgacttgtccaaggtcttcaggcaggcgactcggtgcac gagagagatttgctgctacgataccgacgtcgagaatctctgaggaggaacaaagcgtgaggtcctgcaag gtcatcgaaacattatacggctacgacgaagacgtgttggtggactcggacggatcgtccttgtcttttcacaccgacagaacccccgacacggaacccgaagag gcggagcttcgctaccgccagctgacgcaagaatatcaagcgctgcaacgagcctacgctctgctagcccagaccagcggaggggactacgacgccgagaaggagatcaag tag
- the LOC125971910 gene encoding janus kinase and microtubule-interacting protein 3-like isoform X2 translates to MTWSAVAASRTVKWSSFKLWSSGTSSTTCPRSSGRRLGARERFAATIPTSRISEEEQSVRSCKVIETLYGYDEDVLVDSDGSSLSFHTDRTPDTEPEEAELRYRQLTQEYQALQRAYALLAQTSGGDYDAEKEIKKWVTIKAE, encoded by the exons atgacctggagcgcggttgcggccagcaggacggtgaaatggagttccttcaagttgtggagcagcggcacatcatcgacgacttgtccaaggtcttcaggcaggcgactcggtgcac gagagagatttgctgctacgataccgacgtcgagaatctctgaggaggaacaaagcgtgaggtcctgcaag gtcatcgaaacattatacggctacgacgaagacgtgttggtggactcggacggatcgtccttgtcttttcacaccgacagaacccccgacacggaacccgaagag gcggagcttcgctaccgccagctgacgcaagaatatcaagcgctgcaacgagcctacgctctgctagcccagaccagcggaggggactacgacgccgagaaggagatcaag aaatgggtcactatcaaagcagagtag